The Streptomyces camelliae genome window below encodes:
- the tig gene encoding trigger factor, which yields MKSAVETLNPTRVRLTVEVPFEELKDSLDAAYKKINQQVTVKGFRKGKIPARVIDQRFGRGAVLEEAVNDALPKFYTEAVNEAELSPLGQPEVDITELKDGETLNFTAEVDIRPALEIPDYSGIEVEVDAVEVTDEDVEKSVEQLRERFASTSPVERAAEDGDVVTVDLEAKVDGEVLEDGIANGVSYTIGSGELLDGIDEAVTGKSAGEEATFTSELKGGSAAGKEAEVTVKVTQVAARELPALDDEFAQLASEFDTLDELKADSRKRLANMKQFDQATQAQERVLEKLLELVEVPVPEKLLEDEINTRKHNLEHHQLAQMGLTLDKYLEIQDKTAEEFETETREAAVKGIKTQFVLDELVKQEKLNVSQEELTEHLMRRAASSGMSPDQFAQAVVEGGQVPLLVGEVARGKALAVVVEKATVKDTNGEIVDLDDEEEETEAAEAPEASETSEENAEG from the coding sequence GTGAAGAGCGCCGTGGAGACCCTGAACCCGACCCGGGTTCGGCTCACTGTCGAGGTGCCCTTCGAGGAGCTCAAGGACAGCCTCGACGCGGCGTACAAGAAGATCAACCAGCAGGTCACGGTGAAGGGCTTCCGCAAGGGCAAGATCCCGGCCCGCGTCATCGACCAGCGGTTCGGCCGCGGTGCGGTGCTGGAGGAGGCGGTCAACGACGCGCTCCCGAAGTTCTACACCGAAGCGGTCAACGAGGCCGAGCTCAGCCCGCTGGGCCAGCCCGAGGTCGACATCACCGAGCTGAAGGACGGCGAGACGCTGAACTTCACCGCCGAGGTCGACATCCGCCCGGCCCTGGAGATCCCGGACTACTCCGGCATCGAGGTCGAGGTCGACGCCGTCGAGGTCACCGACGAGGACGTCGAGAAGTCGGTCGAGCAGCTCCGTGAGCGCTTCGCCTCCACCTCGCCGGTCGAGCGCGCCGCCGAGGACGGCGACGTCGTCACGGTCGACCTGGAGGCCAAGGTCGACGGCGAGGTGCTGGAGGACGGCATCGCCAACGGCGTCTCCTACACCATCGGCTCCGGCGAGCTGCTCGACGGCATCGACGAGGCCGTCACGGGCAAGTCCGCCGGCGAGGAGGCCACCTTCACCTCCGAGCTGAAGGGCGGCTCCGCCGCGGGCAAGGAGGCCGAGGTCACCGTCAAGGTCACCCAGGTCGCCGCCCGTGAACTGCCCGCGCTGGACGACGAGTTCGCGCAGCTCGCCTCCGAGTTCGACACCCTGGACGAGCTGAAGGCCGACAGCCGCAAGCGCCTGGCCAACATGAAGCAGTTCGACCAGGCCACCCAGGCCCAGGAGCGCGTCCTGGAGAAGCTGCTGGAGCTGGTCGAGGTCCCGGTCCCGGAGAAGCTGCTTGAGGACGAGATCAACACCCGCAAGCACAACCTGGAGCACCACCAGCTCGCCCAGATGGGCCTGACCCTCGACAAGTACCTGGAGATCCAGGACAAGACCGCCGAGGAGTTCGAGACCGAGACCCGCGAGGCCGCGGTCAAGGGCATCAAGACCCAGTTCGTCCTCGACGAGCTGGTCAAGCAGGAGAAGCTCAACGTCAGCCAGGAGGAGCTCACCGAGCACCTCATGCGCCGCGCGGCCTCCTCCGGCATGTCCCCCGACCAGTTCGCCCAGGCCGTCGTCGAGGGTGGCCAGGTGCCGCTCCTGGTCGGCGAGGTCGCCCGGGGCAAGGCCCTGGCCGTCGTGGTCGAGAAGGCCACGGTCAAGGACACCAACGGCGAGATCGTCGACCTGGACGACGAGGAGGAGGAGACCGAGGCCGCCGAGGCGCCGGAGGCCTCCGAGACCTCCGAGGAGAACGCCGAGGGCTGA
- a CDS encoding HD domain-containing protein, whose translation MPTPEATPLLTLAEVETLARAAHQGQTDKAGRPYAEHLAAVAAGVRARGGDAEQIAAAWLHDAVEDDALTREWLAAAALTPRTKAIVDALTKRAGEEPEAYARRILDTPGARLVKEADLAHNADPRRLAVLDEPTRKRLTEKYAGMRALLGLGQG comes from the coding sequence ATGCCCACGCCCGAAGCCACGCCCCTGCTCACGCTCGCCGAGGTCGAGACCCTCGCCCGTGCCGCGCACCAGGGCCAGACCGACAAGGCGGGGCGGCCGTACGCCGAGCACCTCGCCGCTGTCGCCGCGGGCGTGCGTGCCCGGGGCGGGGACGCCGAGCAGATCGCGGCGGCCTGGCTGCACGACGCCGTGGAGGACGACGCGCTCACCCGGGAGTGGCTGGCGGCGGCCGCCCTGACCCCGCGCACCAAGGCCATCGTGGACGCCCTCACCAAGCGGGCGGGGGAGGAACCGGAGGCGTACGCGCGGCGGATCCTCGACACCCCGGGCGCCCGGCTGGTGAAGGAGGCCGACCTCGCGCACAACGCCGACCCACGACGGCTGGCGGTCCTGGACGAGCCGACCCGGAAGCGGCTGACCGAGAAGTACGCCGGCATGCGCGCACTCCTCGGTCTCGGACAGGGGTGA
- a CDS encoding Fpg/Nei family DNA glycosylase — MPEGHTIHRLAQDYARRFQGTAPRVSSPQGKFSDAAALLDRAELTATEAHGKHLFLRFRDTDWVHIHLGLFGKVGFGGTPAPPPTDTVRLRLVNDTAYVDLRGPTTCALITDEEKRAIHDRLGPDPLREDAEPSAAYRRISRSRTTIAALLMDQKIVAGVGNVYRAEVLFRHGIDPYRAGKDVTPSEWDALWGDLVALMREGVRNNRIDTVRPEHTPEAMGRPPRVDDHGGEVYVYRRATQSCHICGDEIRTADLAARNLFWCPGCQQR, encoded by the coding sequence TTGCCGGAAGGGCACACCATCCATCGGCTGGCGCAGGACTACGCCCGGCGATTCCAGGGGACCGCTCCCCGCGTCAGCAGCCCGCAGGGCAAGTTCTCCGACGCCGCCGCCCTCCTGGACCGCGCGGAGCTCACGGCCACCGAGGCCCACGGCAAGCACCTCTTCCTCCGCTTCCGCGACACCGACTGGGTCCACATCCACCTCGGCCTCTTCGGCAAGGTCGGCTTCGGCGGCACCCCCGCACCCCCGCCCACCGACACCGTCCGCCTCCGCCTCGTCAACGACACGGCCTACGTCGACCTGCGCGGCCCGACGACCTGCGCGCTGATCACGGACGAGGAGAAGCGCGCCATACACGACCGCCTCGGCCCCGACCCGCTGCGCGAGGACGCCGAGCCGAGCGCCGCGTACCGGAGGATCTCCCGCAGCCGTACGACGATCGCCGCCCTGCTGATGGACCAGAAGATCGTCGCCGGCGTCGGCAACGTCTACCGCGCCGAGGTCCTCTTCCGGCACGGCATCGACCCGTACCGGGCGGGCAAGGACGTCACCCCCAGCGAGTGGGACGCCCTCTGGGGCGATCTCGTCGCGCTGATGCGCGAGGGCGTCAGGAACAATCGCATCGACACCGTCCGGCCCGAGCACACCCCGGAAGCCATGGGCCGGCCACCCCGCGTGGACGACCACGGCGGCGAGGTGTACGTCTACCGCCGGGCCACCCAGTCCTGCCACATCTGCGGCGACGAGATCCGCACCGCCGATCTCGCCGCCCGCAACCTCTTCTGGTGCCCCGGCTGTCAGCAGCGGTGA
- a CDS encoding GNAT family N-acetyltransferase: MPFESTEDAVRAWVHGWVVSRGAAEPADQPWGFTVEVGQPKEVARHVLTAADEATVRKLAESSPAGVALKACVPAPVLAAWLPDGWRLLDGHDSLMAVSLGRLAAPPAPADGYRLSRWHRAGVTRVLVRAADGGFAARGQIAVAGATATVDQVETDPAHRRRGLGRVVMGALAEAGAAQGARAAVLGATAQGRALYESLGWRVLAPLSAAAIRTDG; encoded by the coding sequence TTGCCGTTCGAGAGCACCGAAGACGCCGTACGAGCCTGGGTCCACGGGTGGGTCGTATCCCGCGGAGCCGCCGAACCGGCGGATCAGCCCTGGGGATTCACCGTCGAGGTCGGGCAGCCCAAGGAGGTCGCCCGGCATGTCCTGACCGCCGCCGACGAGGCGACCGTGCGGAAGCTGGCCGAGAGCAGCCCCGCCGGTGTCGCGCTGAAGGCGTGCGTTCCGGCACCGGTGCTGGCGGCGTGGCTGCCGGACGGGTGGCGGCTGCTGGACGGTCACGACTCCCTCATGGCCGTCTCCCTCGGCCGCCTCGCGGCTCCGCCCGCGCCGGCCGACGGCTACCGGCTGAGCCGCTGGCACCGGGCCGGGGTCACCCGGGTGCTGGTGCGGGCCGCCGACGGGGGCTTCGCGGCGCGTGGGCAGATCGCCGTCGCCGGGGCCACCGCCACCGTCGACCAGGTGGAGACCGATCCGGCCCACCGGCGCCGGGGGCTCGGGCGTGTGGTGATGGGGGCGCTCGCCGAGGCCGGGGCCGCGCAGGGCGCGAGGGCCGCGGTGCTGGGCGCCACCGCGCAGGGACGGGCGCTGTACGAGAGCCTGGGCTGGCGCGTGCTCGCCCCGCTGAGTGCCGCCGCGATACGAACCGACGGCTGA
- a CDS encoding ribose-5-phosphate isomerase, with translation MRVYLGSDHAGYELKNHLVEWLKTAGHEPVDCGPHIYDAQDDYPPFCLRAAERTAADPESLGIVIGGSGNGEQIAANKVKGVRAALAWSEETASLGRQHNNANVVAVGARMHTQEEATKFVETFLNTPFSGDERHIRRIDMLSAYETTGDLPPIPAHHPQD, from the coding sequence ATGCGCGTGTATCTCGGCTCCGACCATGCGGGCTACGAACTCAAGAACCACCTCGTCGAGTGGCTCAAGACGGCGGGCCACGAGCCCGTCGACTGCGGGCCGCACATCTACGACGCCCAGGACGACTACCCGCCCTTCTGCCTCCGTGCGGCGGAGCGTACGGCCGCGGACCCCGAGTCCCTCGGCATCGTGATCGGCGGCTCCGGCAACGGGGAGCAGATCGCCGCGAACAAGGTCAAGGGCGTGCGGGCGGCGCTGGCCTGGAGCGAGGAGACCGCGTCGCTGGGCCGCCAGCACAACAACGCCAACGTGGTGGCGGTGGGCGCGCGCATGCACACGCAGGAGGAGGCGACGAAGTTCGTCGAGACCTTCCTCAACACCCCCTTCTCGGGTGACGAGCGCCACATCCGCCGCATCGACATGCTCTCGGCGTACGAGACGACCGGCGACCTCCCCCCGATCCCGGCCCACCACCCGCAGGACTAG
- a CDS encoding FAD-binding oxidoreductase, whose amino-acid sequence MTYTDDEPDPPFLRPGETGYDDERAGFQLGFTQRPALIAPVRSTAGVVAAVRHAAAAGLPVGVQASGHGLPGGSAGGLLVSTRRMDGVRVDPEARTVRVQAGVRWGQVAAAAEPYGLAPLNGSAPGVGAVSYTLGGGLGILAREFGYAADHVRWLELVTADGEPRRVAPDSDPELYWALLGAGHTLGVVTELEIGLVPVRTLYGGSLAFDGRVVDPAAVLEAYEAWTRTVPDGLTSSFAAVPYPDLPALPPHLRGTYVVSVRVAYTGDDGEALVAPLRRLGPVLSDSLRVMPYAESHTIHSDPDTPHAYYGDSAVLANLDVGRAGELLRMTGPGAADAMCVVQINHLGGALARPAPNAVPWRAGRFLVRLLTVGEREPARALLDPAFALLAEDTLGRSLNFAFGAGDRSAGLYDPDTAKRLARVKEQYDPANLFRRNYGV is encoded by the coding sequence ATGACCTACACGGACGACGAGCCGGATCCGCCCTTCCTGCGTCCCGGAGAGACCGGCTACGACGACGAACGCGCCGGTTTCCAGCTCGGTTTCACCCAGCGGCCCGCGCTGATCGCACCGGTCCGATCGACGGCCGGCGTGGTCGCCGCCGTACGTCACGCGGCCGCCGCGGGCCTGCCCGTCGGGGTGCAGGCGAGCGGGCACGGGCTGCCCGGGGGCTCCGCGGGCGGGCTGCTCGTCTCCACCCGGCGGATGGACGGGGTCCGCGTCGATCCCGAGGCTCGTACCGTGCGCGTGCAGGCGGGGGTGCGCTGGGGGCAGGTGGCCGCGGCGGCCGAGCCGTACGGGCTGGCGCCGCTCAACGGATCCGCCCCCGGCGTGGGCGCGGTGTCGTACACCCTGGGCGGCGGACTCGGCATCCTGGCCCGCGAGTTCGGGTACGCGGCCGACCATGTGCGGTGGCTGGAGCTCGTCACCGCCGACGGCGAGCCACGCCGGGTCGCCCCGGACTCCGACCCCGAGCTGTACTGGGCGCTGCTCGGCGCCGGGCACACCCTCGGTGTCGTCACGGAGCTGGAGATCGGGCTCGTCCCGGTGCGCACGCTGTACGGCGGTTCGCTCGCCTTCGACGGGCGGGTGGTGGACCCGGCGGCCGTGCTGGAGGCGTACGAGGCCTGGACGCGGACCGTGCCGGACGGGCTGACCTCGTCCTTCGCCGCCGTACCGTACCCGGATCTGCCCGCGCTGCCCCCGCATCTGCGCGGTACGTACGTCGTCTCGGTCCGGGTCGCCTACACGGGTGACGACGGGGAGGCGCTCGTCGCTCCGCTGCGACGGCTCGGGCCGGTGCTGTCGGACTCGCTGCGCGTGATGCCGTACGCCGAGAGCCACACCATCCACAGCGATCCGGACACCCCGCACGCCTACTACGGCGACAGCGCTGTGCTGGCGAACCTGGACGTCGGGCGGGCCGGTGAGCTGCTGCGGATGACCGGGCCGGGCGCGGCGGACGCGATGTGCGTCGTGCAGATCAACCATCTCGGCGGGGCGCTCGCCCGGCCGGCGCCGAACGCGGTGCCGTGGCGTGCGGGCCGGTTCCTGGTGCGGCTGCTGACCGTCGGGGAGCGGGAGCCGGCGCGGGCGCTGCTGGACCCGGCGTTCGCGCTGCTGGCCGAGGACACCCTCGGGCGGTCGCTCAACTTCGCCTTCGGGGCGGGCGACCGGAGTGCGGGGCTGTACGACCCCGATACGGCGAAGAGGCTCGCCCGGGTCAAGGAACAGTACGACCCGGCGAACCTCTTCCGCAGGAACTACGGCGTCTAA
- a CDS encoding amino acid permease, translating to MTPGSGLQAGLKNRHLTMIAIGGVIGAGLFVGSKAGIATAGPGILLSYALVGTLVVLVMRMLGEMSAANPTSGSFSAHADRALGSWAGFSIGWLYWFFWVVVLAVEATAGAGILASWVPAVPQWGWALIVMTVLTATNLVSVGSYGEFEFWFAGIKVVAIGAFIVVGLLAIFGVLPGVHADKASFGNLTSHDGFLPHGPGSILTGVLLVVFSFMGSEIATLAAGESEDPQRAVTKSTNSIIWRIGVFYLGSILVVVSLLPWNDPSIKKEGSYVAALDSLGIAHAGEIMNVIVLTSVLSCLNSGLYTASRMAFSLGERGDAPKVFARTTARGVPMAAILASVVFGFVAVFFNYAYPDTVFLFLVNSSGAVALFVWLVICFSQLRMRRIILREAPEKLVVKMWLYPYLTWITAAFIVFVLGYMLTDTEGASSGRTTVLLSVGVAAVVVVIALVKQKVEAGRGAGAPAVEAAEKVTTG from the coding sequence ATGACCCCTGGTTCGGGCCTCCAAGCAGGACTCAAGAACCGCCACCTGACGATGATCGCGATCGGTGGTGTGATCGGAGCCGGCCTCTTCGTCGGTTCCAAGGCCGGTATCGCTACCGCGGGACCGGGCATCCTCCTGTCGTACGCACTCGTCGGCACGCTCGTCGTCCTCGTGATGCGGATGCTGGGCGAGATGTCCGCCGCAAACCCCACCTCCGGCTCCTTCTCCGCGCACGCCGACCGTGCCCTCGGCAGCTGGGCCGGCTTCTCCATCGGCTGGCTGTACTGGTTCTTCTGGGTCGTCGTGCTGGCCGTCGAGGCCACCGCCGGCGCCGGGATCCTCGCGAGCTGGGTCCCGGCCGTCCCCCAGTGGGGCTGGGCGCTCATCGTGATGACCGTGCTCACCGCGACCAACCTGGTCTCCGTCGGCTCCTACGGCGAGTTCGAGTTCTGGTTCGCCGGGATCAAGGTCGTGGCGATCGGCGCGTTCATCGTCGTCGGCCTGCTCGCCATTTTCGGCGTGCTGCCGGGTGTGCACGCCGACAAGGCGTCCTTCGGCAATCTGACGAGCCACGACGGTTTCCTGCCGCACGGTCCCGGCTCCATCCTCACCGGTGTGCTGCTCGTCGTCTTCTCCTTCATGGGCAGCGAGATCGCGACCCTGGCGGCCGGCGAGTCGGAGGACCCGCAGCGCGCGGTCACCAAGTCCACCAACAGCATCATCTGGCGGATCGGCGTCTTCTACCTCGGCTCGATCCTCGTCGTCGTCTCGTTGCTGCCGTGGAACGACCCCTCCATCAAGAAGGAGGGCTCCTACGTCGCCGCGCTGGACTCGCTCGGCATCGCGCACGCCGGCGAGATCATGAACGTGATCGTGCTGACGTCGGTGCTGTCCTGTCTCAACTCCGGCCTCTACACGGCCTCCCGCATGGCGTTCTCGCTGGGCGAGCGCGGTGACGCCCCGAAGGTCTTCGCCCGCACCACCGCCCGCGGTGTGCCGATGGCGGCGATCCTGGCGTCGGTCGTCTTCGGCTTCGTGGCGGTCTTCTTCAACTACGCCTACCCGGACACCGTCTTCCTCTTCCTGGTCAACTCCTCCGGGGCGGTGGCCCTGTTCGTGTGGCTGGTCATCTGCTTCTCGCAGCTGCGGATGCGGAGGATCATCCTGCGGGAGGCGCCGGAGAAGCTCGTCGTGAAGATGTGGCTGTACCCGTACCTGACCTGGATCACGGCCGCCTTCATCGTCTTCGTCCTCGGCTACATGCTGACGGACACGGAGGGCGCGAGCAGCGGCCGTACGACCGTGCTGCTGTCGGTCGGGGTGGCCGCGGTCGTGGTCGTGATCGCCCTGGTGAAGCAGAAGGTCGAGGCGGGCCGTGGGGCGGGCGCGCCCGCCGTCGAGGCGGCCGAGAAGGTCACCACCGGCTGA
- a CDS encoding ATP-dependent Clp protease proteolytic subunit: MPAAAGEPSIGGGLGDQVYNRLLGERIIFLGQQVDDDIANKITAQLLLLAADPDKDIYLYINSPGGSVTAGMAIYDTMQYIPNDVVTIGMGMAASMGQFLLTGGTAGKRFSLPHTDIMMHQGSAGLGGTVSDIKIQAQYLLRTKKTMTELTALHSGQSVETILRDADRDRWFTPEEAKEYGLIDEIITHASGVPGGGGTGA; the protein is encoded by the coding sequence ATGCCCGCCGCCGCCGGCGAGCCTTCCATCGGTGGTGGCCTCGGCGACCAGGTCTACAACCGGCTGCTCGGCGAGCGGATCATCTTCCTCGGCCAGCAGGTTGACGACGACATCGCCAACAAGATCACCGCGCAGCTGCTGCTCCTTGCGGCCGACCCCGACAAGGACATCTACCTCTACATCAACAGCCCCGGCGGCTCGGTGACGGCCGGCATGGCGATCTACGACACCATGCAGTACATCCCGAACGACGTGGTGACGATCGGCATGGGCATGGCGGCCTCGATGGGCCAGTTCCTGCTCACCGGCGGCACCGCCGGCAAGCGCTTCTCCCTGCCGCACACGGACATCATGATGCACCAGGGCTCCGCGGGCCTGGGCGGTACGGTCTCGGACATCAAGATCCAGGCCCAGTACCTGCTGCGCACCAAGAAGACCATGACCGAGCTGACCGCGCTGCACTCCGGCCAGTCCGTCGAGACGATCCTCCGCGACGCGGACCGCGACCGCTGGTTCACCCCGGAAGAGGCCAAGGAGTACGGTCTCATTGACGAGATCATCACGCACGCCTCGGGTGTTCCGGGAGGCGGCGGCACCGGTGCCTGA
- a CDS encoding GNAT family N-acetyltransferase: MGTERTESPSELTVLRPADFDRWWDGLIRAFGGVAAGEERELDRSLTEFDRSLAVRDGDEIVGTAGAFSFRMTVPGGAGVPAAGVTMVSVAATHRRRGVLTSMMRRQLDDVREWGEPLAVLTASEPAIYGRFGYAAAIHQLHAEIDTSRVTLDVPAGTDDVRLRYANPADVLAECEAVFAELVPRRPGMLARQPGWERVGLLDPESERDGASALQCVVAEREGRVTGYARFRTKLGWSPSGHDGTVSLDDLAALDPASDAALWRFLFGIDLMSTLRTVRGRPLDDAWQHLVSDIRRCRTRVRDMGYVRLVDVGTALAARTYQAPVDVVLEVDDAFCPWNAGRWRLSGDAKGASCERTTDAAELALSVRELGAAYLGGVTLLSLAAAGRVRELRPGALAAASVAFGSPVAAWLPHSF; encoded by the coding sequence ATGGGGACAGAGCGGACTGAAAGCCCTTCCGAGTTGACGGTGTTGCGGCCGGCGGACTTCGACCGCTGGTGGGACGGCCTGATCCGGGCCTTCGGCGGGGTCGCCGCGGGCGAGGAGCGCGAACTGGACCGCTCGCTCACGGAGTTCGACCGCTCGCTGGCCGTCCGGGACGGGGACGAGATCGTCGGTACGGCGGGGGCGTTCAGCTTCCGGATGACCGTGCCGGGCGGGGCCGGGGTGCCCGCCGCGGGGGTCACCATGGTGAGCGTGGCCGCGACGCACCGGCGGCGCGGGGTGCTGACCTCGATGATGCGGCGCCAGCTGGACGACGTGCGGGAGTGGGGCGAGCCGCTGGCGGTGCTGACCGCCTCCGAGCCGGCGATCTACGGCCGTTTCGGATACGCCGCCGCGATCCACCAGCTGCACGCCGAGATCGACACGAGCCGCGTGACCCTGGACGTGCCGGCCGGCACCGACGACGTACGACTGCGGTACGCGAATCCGGCCGACGTGCTCGCCGAGTGCGAGGCGGTGTTCGCGGAGCTGGTGCCGCGGCGGCCCGGCATGCTGGCCCGGCAGCCCGGCTGGGAGCGGGTGGGGCTGCTCGACCCGGAGAGCGAGCGGGACGGGGCGTCGGCCCTGCAGTGCGTGGTCGCCGAGCGGGAGGGGCGGGTCACGGGGTACGCCCGGTTCCGTACCAAGCTGGGCTGGTCGCCGAGCGGACACGACGGCACGGTGTCGCTGGACGACCTCGCCGCCCTCGATCCCGCGAGCGACGCGGCGCTGTGGCGGTTCCTGTTCGGCATCGACCTGATGTCGACGCTGCGGACGGTACGGGGGCGGCCGCTCGACGACGCCTGGCAGCACCTGGTCTCCGACATCCGGCGCTGCCGGACGCGGGTGCGGGACATGGGGTACGTCCGTCTCGTCGACGTCGGTACGGCGCTCGCGGCGCGCACCTATCAGGCGCCGGTGGACGTGGTGTTGGAGGTGGACGACGCCTTCTGCCCCTGGAACGCGGGGCGTTGGCGGCTGAGCGGGGACGCCAAGGGGGCGTCCTGCGAGCGTACGACGGATGCAGCCGAGCTCGCCCTGTCCGTACGGGAGCTGGGCGCGGCCTATCTCGGCGGGGTGACCCTGCTGTCGCTGGCGGCGGCCGGGCGGGTGCGGGAGCTGCGGCCGGGCGCGCTGGCGGCGGCGTCGGTGGCGTTCGGCTCACCGGTGGCCGCGTGGCTGCCGCACAGCTTCTAG
- a CDS encoding ATP-dependent Clp protease proteolytic subunit, translating to MSNFPGAASGMYEGPRPDNRYVIPRFVERTSQGIREYDPYAKLFEERVIFLGVQIDDASANDVMAQLLCLESMDPDRDISIYINSPGGDMTALTAIYDTMQFVKPDIQTVCMGQAASAAAILLAAGTPGKRMALPNSRVLIHQPAGSTGRGQLSDLEIIANEFTRMREQLENMLAKHSNQPIEKIREDIERDKILTAEEALEYGLVDQIISTRKLNNSAVR from the coding sequence ATGAGCAACTTCCCCGGCGCCGCCAGCGGCATGTACGAAGGGCCCCGGCCCGACAACCGCTACGTCATCCCGCGCTTCGTCGAGCGCACCTCCCAGGGCATCCGCGAGTACGACCCGTACGCGAAGCTCTTCGAGGAGCGCGTGATCTTCCTGGGCGTCCAGATCGACGACGCCTCCGCCAACGACGTCATGGCGCAGCTGCTGTGCCTGGAGTCGATGGACCCGGACCGGGACATCTCGATCTACATCAACAGCCCCGGCGGCGACATGACCGCCCTCACGGCGATCTACGACACGATGCAGTTCGTGAAGCCCGACATCCAGACGGTCTGCATGGGCCAGGCGGCCTCCGCCGCGGCCATCCTGCTCGCCGCCGGCACCCCGGGCAAGCGCATGGCGCTGCCGAACTCGCGCGTCCTGATCCACCAGCCGGCGGGCTCGACCGGCCGCGGTCAGCTCTCCGACCTGGAGATCATCGCCAACGAGTTCACCCGGATGCGTGAGCAGCTGGAGAACATGCTGGCCAAGCACTCGAACCAGCCGATCGAGAAGATCCGCGAGGACATCGAGCGCGACAAGATCCTCACGGCCGAGGAGGCGCTGGAGTACGGCCTCGTCGACCAGATCATCTCCACCCGCAAGCTGAACAACTCCGCGGTCCGCTGA
- a CDS encoding PP2C family protein-serine/threonine phosphatase, translating into MAAGRERRAKAETFTARWKMQWHRVRTGLRRSAVDYFRGDGSDWIAFAGLLLTIPVLMGMTLVDSVWCSPATLVLPIIAGGLLLRPASLLGLYAAGATALIVESVRLGPYTEGPSRVTPGVVLVVAACGFFGLLTAQFRSRVGVPWRRGGTMLFDLRERIRVQSKLPKLPQGWHQEMALRPAGGQSFSGDFVVAARTNGGRTLEVVLTDVSGKGMDAGSRALLLSGAFGGLLGSLPPHAFLPAANGYLLRQDWDEGFATSIHLVLDLDSGDYELYTAGHPPGLQLSAGSGRWEAKAAEGPLLGVYDGAQFDPVKGSLRPGDVLMLFTDGLVETSDRDIVEGIDRLTGEADRYVAGGFHGAAWHLIEAVAKDVNDDRALLLICRQATASPR; encoded by the coding sequence ATGGCAGCAGGACGAGAGCGGCGCGCGAAGGCCGAGACGTTCACGGCCCGGTGGAAGATGCAGTGGCACCGGGTCCGCACCGGCCTGCGCAGAAGCGCCGTGGACTACTTCCGCGGCGACGGCTCCGACTGGATCGCCTTCGCCGGACTGCTGCTGACCATCCCCGTCCTCATGGGCATGACCCTGGTCGACTCGGTGTGGTGCTCCCCGGCCACCCTGGTGCTGCCGATCATCGCCGGCGGCCTGCTGCTGCGCCCGGCGAGCCTGCTCGGCCTGTACGCGGCCGGGGCCACGGCCCTGATCGTGGAGTCGGTACGCCTCGGCCCGTACACGGAAGGGCCGTCGCGCGTGACCCCCGGCGTGGTCCTCGTCGTGGCGGCCTGCGGCTTCTTCGGCCTGCTCACGGCCCAGTTCCGCAGCCGGGTCGGCGTGCCCTGGCGGCGCGGCGGCACCATGCTGTTCGACCTGCGCGAGCGGATCCGGGTACAGAGCAAGCTGCCCAAACTGCCGCAGGGCTGGCACCAGGAGATGGCACTGCGGCCGGCCGGCGGCCAGTCCTTCTCCGGCGACTTCGTCGTCGCGGCCCGTACGAACGGCGGCCGCACCCTGGAGGTCGTGCTCACGGACGTCTCCGGCAAGGGCATGGACGCGGGCTCCCGCGCCCTGCTCCTGTCCGGCGCCTTCGGCGGCCTGCTCGGCTCCCTGCCCCCGCACGCCTTCCTCCCCGCCGCGAACGGCTACCTCCTGCGCCAGGACTGGGACGAGGGCTTCGCCACCTCCATCCACCTCGTCCTGGACCTGGACTCCGGGGACTACGAGCTGTACACCGCCGGCCATCCGCCGGGGCTCCAGCTCTCAGCCGGCAGCGGACGCTGGGAGGCGAAGGCCGCCGAGGGCCCGCTGCTCGGGGTGTACGACGGTGCCCAGTTCGATCCCGTGAAGGGCTCGCTGCGTCCGGGCGACGTCCTGATGCTCTTCACGGACGGCCTGGTGGAGACCTCCGACCGGGACATCGTCGAGGGCATAGACCGGCTCACCGGCGAGGCCGACCGCTATGTCGCCGGCGGCTTCCACGGCGCCGCCTGGCATCTGATCGAGGCGGTGGCGAAGGACGTCAACGACGACCGCGCCCTCCTCCTGATCTGCCGCCAGGCAACCGCCTCGCCCCGCTGA